From the genome of Gracilimonas sp., one region includes:
- a CDS encoding plastocyanin/azurin family copper-binding protein, with protein MKTLIFIVIPLILYSGETLHALQITPSDTLVVEVTGTGTDAKFVPALIQVNAGDVIRFEVLEGMHTVTAYHPDNRRPLRIPDAASSFDSGMLNKGDVWLLKIDEKGVYDYFCMPHERLGHVGRILVGTKEASAEYDNSLIPKEAARIFSMYWKKKQQKK; from the coding sequence ATGAAGACTCTGATTTTCATAGTGATTCCGCTTATTCTCTATAGTGGTGAAACTTTACATGCACTTCAAATTACCCCTTCCGATACGTTGGTAGTGGAAGTAACGGGAACCGGCACAGATGCGAAGTTTGTGCCGGCTCTTATTCAGGTTAATGCCGGTGATGTAATTCGGTTTGAAGTACTTGAAGGAATGCACACAGTTACAGCTTATCACCCGGATAACCGCCGACCATTGCGTATTCCTGATGCTGCATCTTCTTTTGATTCGGGAATGCTCAATAAAGGTGATGTTTGGCTTCTCAAAATAGATGAGAAAGGAGTTTATGATTACTTTTGTATGCCTCATGAGCGACTGGGACATGTGGGGAGAATCCTTGTCGGAACTAAAGAAGCCTCAGCTGAATATGACAATTCATTGATACCCAAAGAAGCTGCGCGGATATTCAGTATGTATTGGAAAAAAAAGCAGCAGAAGAAATAG
- a CDS encoding SCO family protein — protein MKTLLILSALLLSSLNLVAQHHHGKDATLKAEKVSEHSLYHLDAEWVTHRNESISLSQFKGEPVVIVMFYGNCTQVCPILIRDTWRLYSALDKSMRTSVNVLAVSFDTENDTPEVLKKYAEYEQLDIEGWHFVTTKDVDIRSLAMMLGVQYVKKSDGEFAHSNLVTVLDPEGKVAVRVEGLNQPMASAAQSIEEMIKSISIQ, from the coding sequence ATGAAAACGTTATTAATTTTATCTGCTTTATTATTGAGCTCGTTGAACCTGGTTGCTCAGCATCATCACGGAAAAGATGCCACGCTGAAGGCTGAAAAAGTTTCTGAGCATTCACTTTATCATTTAGATGCAGAATGGGTTACGCACCGGAATGAGTCTATTTCACTGAGTCAGTTTAAGGGTGAGCCGGTTGTAATCGTCATGTTTTATGGCAACTGCACCCAGGTTTGTCCCATCTTGATCAGAGATACCTGGCGTTTGTACAGTGCGTTAGATAAATCAATGAGGACTTCAGTTAATGTATTAGCCGTTTCATTTGATACAGAAAACGATACGCCGGAAGTACTAAAAAAATATGCTGAGTACGAACAGCTTGATATCGAAGGCTGGCATTTTGTAACAACTAAAGATGTGGATATACGAAGTCTGGCTATGATGTTAGGCGTTCAATACGTTAAAAAGAGTGATGGTGAATTCGCACATTCCAATCTGGTAACGGTCCTTGATCCGGAAGGGAAAGTGGCGGTCAGAGTGGAAGGGTTGAATCAGCCAATGGCATCTGCAGCGCAGAGCATAGAAGAAATGATCAAGAGTATTTCAATACAATGA
- a CDS encoding formylglycine-generating enzyme family protein → MRSQKNIHRLKNWALTGIVGLLVSLLNPVMAQQERVLIPAGSFHSILPEVKGEPISVDSFYIDKTAVTNEDFLAFIQENENWQREKVPAVFTAQNYLQHWQESLNPGFDKIGENRPVTHVSWFAANAYCSDKGGRLPTLNEWEYSAQLMDFESIQEMNRFSTELIGWYSSVDAKNTKAVGSTQIQNRHGVQDQFGLIMEWVEDYKPIIADELSLDCGTVGRLQQLGNIYSYAASIRYITRMSFNPKTTTGMVGFRCAYNIDHPESSSNTQL, encoded by the coding sequence ATGAGATCCCAAAAGAACATACACCGCTTAAAAAATTGGGCCCTGACCGGTATAGTTGGCTTATTGGTTAGTTTGTTGAATCCGGTGATGGCACAACAAGAGCGGGTATTGATTCCGGCGGGATCTTTTCATTCTATCCTACCCGAAGTTAAGGGTGAGCCCATTTCAGTCGATTCTTTTTATATAGACAAAACAGCCGTTACAAACGAAGATTTTTTGGCCTTTATTCAAGAAAATGAGAATTGGCAAAGGGAGAAAGTACCAGCTGTATTTACAGCTCAAAACTACCTTCAGCACTGGCAGGAAAGTCTCAATCCCGGTTTTGATAAAATCGGTGAAAATCGTCCGGTTACTCATGTATCCTGGTTTGCGGCTAATGCTTATTGCTCTGACAAAGGAGGAAGATTACCTACCCTTAACGAGTGGGAATACTCGGCTCAGCTCATGGATTTTGAATCGATACAGGAGATGAATCGGTTCAGTACAGAACTAATTGGCTGGTATTCCAGTGTAGATGCGAAGAATACCAAGGCGGTTGGTTCAACACAGATCCAAAACAGACACGGCGTGCAGGATCAGTTTGGGCTGATCATGGAGTGGGTTGAAGATTACAAGCCCATTATTGCTGATGAACTTTCCCTGGATTGCGGGACCGTTGGCAGATTACAGCAACTAGGCAATATATATAGTTATGCAGCTTCTATTCGATATATCACCCGAATGAGTTTTAACCCCAAAACAACAACCGGTATGGTAGGTTTTAGATGTGCGTACAATATCGATCATCCCGAATCCTCTTCAAATACACAGCTATGA
- a CDS encoding multicopper oxidase domain-containing protein has product MKVSKLMLSTLFGLLFTGLALAQTAEYTLDGMTFGMPEAEVFTEDYDGPPVVGEYVTMLPNLKPLDYEGNKHHEVRIDIIVQEIEVAEGVRYRAWTFGGTVPGPVLHVKEGDRITFYMKNRSDEEVTITEPSKGGSPFMQQVAENNYQKNKPGIMPMPHSMDFHAGTVAKDDKWRTIGPGETIKFDWIANYAGSYIYHCGTPSVLMHTAMGQHGVVVVSPKDGYPTDYEVDREYVVVQSEYYLEKGPGELYQYDFEGASNRQPSHVVFNGHQTIMHDQPLKANAGERVRFHFSNNGPSGTSSFHVIGGIFDRVWIEGHPFNEMRGMQTVLVGASGSATLDMIVPEEGKYILIDHEFADAELGATGTLKAGPKQEK; this is encoded by the coding sequence ATGAAAGTCTCAAAATTAATGCTGTCCACATTGTTTGGTTTATTATTTACCGGTTTGGCATTAGCTCAAACAGCCGAGTATACACTGGATGGAATGACATTCGGTATGCCAGAAGCAGAAGTATTCACGGAAGATTACGACGGTCCTCCAGTAGTTGGAGAATACGTAACCATGTTACCCAACTTAAAGCCTCTTGACTATGAAGGTAACAAGCATCACGAGGTACGAATCGATATCATAGTTCAGGAAATTGAAGTGGCTGAAGGAGTCCGCTACAGAGCCTGGACTTTTGGAGGAACGGTTCCCGGGCCCGTATTACATGTGAAAGAAGGGGATCGCATCACTTTCTACATGAAAAACCGCTCCGATGAGGAAGTGACAATCACTGAGCCTTCAAAAGGTGGATCACCGTTCATGCAGCAGGTGGCAGAGAATAACTACCAGAAGAACAAGCCGGGCATTATGCCTATGCCACATTCCATGGATTTCCATGCTGGTACCGTAGCTAAAGATGACAAATGGAGAACCATAGGGCCGGGCGAAACCATCAAGTTTGACTGGATTGCTAACTATGCGGGTTCTTATATCTACCATTGTGGTACTCCTAGTGTTCTCATGCACACAGCGATGGGGCAACATGGTGTGGTAGTCGTTTCACCTAAAGACGGATACCCAACTGATTATGAAGTTGACCGTGAGTATGTAGTGGTTCAATCCGAGTACTACCTGGAAAAAGGTCCCGGCGAATTGTATCAGTATGACTTTGAAGGTGCTTCAAATCGACAGCCTTCCCACGTTGTATTTAATGGACACCAAACCATTATGCACGACCAGCCACTGAAAGCCAATGCCGGCGAACGAGTACGTTTCCACTTCTCCAATAACGGACCAAGCGGAACCTCCAGCTTCCACGTAATTGGTGGCATCTTTGACCGGGTTTGGATTGAAGGACATCCATTCAACGAAATGCGTGGAATGCAGACTGTACTAGTAGGAGCTTCCGGCTCAGCAACTTTGGACATGATTGTACCTGAAGAAGGCAAGTACATCCTGATTGACCACGAGTTTGCCGATGCAGAATTAGGCGCAACCGGAACATTGAAAGCAGGCCCTAAACAGGAAAAGTAA
- a CDS encoding DUF3565 domain-containing protein, which produces MKQPITGFHKDENNDWVAELKCGHNQHVRHNPPWQLRPWVITKQGRKSRLGTELNCKKCER; this is translated from the coding sequence ATGAAGCAGCCAATTACAGGATTTCATAAAGATGAGAATAATGACTGGGTGGCAGAATTAAAATGCGGTCATAATCAGCATGTACGCCACAACCCGCCCTGGCAGCTAAGGCCCTGGGTAATAACAAAACAAGGACGAAAATCCAGGCTAGGCACCGAACTAAATTGTAAGAAGTGTGAGAGATAA
- the trxA gene encoding thioredoxin has translation MESNNTQKKPFSELIKEDTPVLVDFYADWCAPCKMMPPILKQLKSEMGDAIKIIKIDTERNPDVAIRYQVRGIPNLILFHKGQILWQQAGVVQMPQLKQIIEQKLEQS, from the coding sequence ATGGAAAGCAACAACACACAAAAGAAACCATTTTCTGAACTGATTAAAGAAGATACACCCGTATTGGTTGACTTCTATGCCGACTGGTGTGCTCCCTGTAAGATGATGCCTCCTATTCTAAAACAACTGAAATCAGAAATGGGTGACGCTATCAAAATCATCAAAATTGATACTGAGCGAAATCCGGATGTGGCTATTCGATACCAGGTTCGGGGCATACCAAACCTTATCCTTTTTCATAAAGGACAAATACTCTGGCAACAAGCGGGTGTGGTACAAATGCCGCAGCTGAAACAAATTATTGAACAAAAACTGGAGCAATCATGA
- a CDS encoding OsmC family protein encodes MADKHLYDVDLKWEHGRIGVLSSDKLDDQIEVATPPEFPGGVEGIWSPEHLFISSISSCFMTTFAAIAEYSKLDYDSLDVKSTGVMAKVDGRYVMKEVYLKPNLVITDEKARDKAYRILEKAEEACLISRSVKTEIILEPKVTIVVLN; translated from the coding sequence ATGGCCGATAAGCATTTATATGACGTGGATCTGAAATGGGAACACGGTCGTATTGGAGTATTGAGTTCTGACAAACTAGATGACCAAATTGAAGTAGCCACACCACCCGAGTTCCCGGGAGGGGTTGAAGGAATCTGGTCTCCTGAACATCTTTTTATTTCCTCTATAAGCAGTTGTTTTATGACTACTTTTGCAGCTATAGCGGAATATTCCAAACTCGATTACGATTCTCTGGATGTTAAATCAACAGGCGTTATGGCAAAAGTAGATGGCAGGTATGTGATGAAAGAGGTTTACTTGAAGCCAAACCTGGTTATTACGGATGAAAAAGCCAGAGATAAGGCTTATCGAATTCTGGAAAAGGCTGAAGAAGCATGTCTTATATCCCGGTCTGTAAAAACAGAAATTATACTGGAACCAAAGGTGACAATAGTCGTGTTGAATTAA
- a CDS encoding DUF302 domain-containing protein, which yields MSYHFSKKLNLSFDDAIEKTTAVLKEEGFGVLTEIDIKETLKKKLDVDFRKYKILGACNPPNAYKALQAEGHIGLMLPCNVIVQEHENGEVEVSAVDPIASMQAIENADLGDVAKDVQNMLKQVIDKL from the coding sequence ATGTCTTATCATTTCAGCAAGAAACTCAATCTTTCTTTTGACGATGCAATTGAGAAAACTACGGCCGTTTTAAAAGAAGAAGGCTTTGGTGTTCTCACTGAAATCGACATTAAGGAAACACTTAAAAAGAAGCTCGATGTAGATTTTCGGAAATACAAAATCCTCGGCGCATGTAATCCTCCAAATGCTTATAAAGCTTTGCAAGCTGAAGGTCATATTGGATTAATGCTCCCCTGTAATGTCATCGTTCAGGAACACGAAAACGGAGAGGTAGAAGTTTCTGCCGTTGACCCTATTGCCTCCATGCAGGCTATTGAAAACGCAGACTTAGGTGATGTTGCTAAGGATGTACAGAATATGCTGAAGCAGGTTATCGATAAGCTTTAA
- the ric gene encoding iron-sulfur cluster repair di-iron protein: MVNSETLSQKTVGQIVAEDYRAAQVFRSYGLDFCCGGKVSLEKACTKKGLDLNKIETDLNALDLDTGENHNYNDWSLDFLVDYIVNNHHSFVRKMLPEIDFYAEKVARVHGQRDPELLDILQNVRLLRSEMLGHLQKEEEELFPQIKELVQEQKKGSVKEAIVEALEDEHDKAGDLMAKIEELTQGFNPPENACASYRVLFQNLAGFQQDLHKHVHLENNILFPKALELEQRLN; the protein is encoded by the coding sequence ATGGTTAATTCAGAAACACTATCACAGAAAACAGTAGGGCAGATTGTTGCCGAAGATTACAGAGCTGCACAGGTATTCAGATCTTATGGTCTTGATTTTTGCTGTGGCGGAAAAGTATCACTAGAGAAAGCCTGTACTAAAAAGGGCTTGGATTTAAATAAAATTGAAACCGATCTGAATGCACTTGATTTAGATACCGGTGAGAATCATAATTACAATGACTGGTCGCTGGACTTTCTGGTGGATTATATTGTTAACAACCACCATAGTTTTGTGCGGAAAATGTTGCCGGAAATTGATTTTTATGCAGAAAAAGTAGCACGGGTTCATGGCCAAAGAGATCCTGAATTGCTTGATATTCTTCAGAATGTACGGTTGCTGAGGAGTGAGATGCTCGGACACCTTCAAAAAGAAGAGGAGGAACTGTTTCCCCAGATTAAAGAGCTGGTTCAGGAACAGAAAAAGGGATCGGTAAAAGAGGCTATCGTTGAAGCCCTGGAAGACGAGCATGATAAGGCCGGTGATTTAATGGCCAAGATCGAAGAACTAACCCAAGGCTTTAACCCGCCGGAAAATGCTTGCGCTTCATACCGCGTACTGTTCCAGAACTTGGCAGGCTTCCAGCAGGATTTACACAAGCATGTACATCTGGAAAATAACATTCTGTTTCCAAAAGCTTTGGAACTTGAGCAACGGTTAAATTGA